The Oxalobacteraceae bacterium OTU3CINTB1 genome includes a window with the following:
- a CDS encoding BMP family ABC transporter substrate-binding protein, which translates to MKLSQLSLTVAAICIAASASAADPKLAIVYDAGGKFDKSFNQSAFEGASRFKKETNINFTEVQASSDTQAEQVLRGLARKNMDLIASIGFAQQSAVQKVAKEFPKVRFVLIDGVAQGANINSITFKEEEGSYLVGVAAAMASKTKKLGFIGGVDIPLIRTFACGYTQGAKAVDKKVDVTSNMVGTTADSWNNPAKGGELARSQFDRGVDVVFAVAGGSGLGTLQTAKEKGKLAIGVDSNQNHLYPGAILTSMVKRVDNAVYDSFMQVKAGTWKAGVTAKGIKEGGVDWALDANNRSLITPEIEKRVLGARKDIIDGKVKVFDIRSGAACPV; encoded by the coding sequence ATGAAACTTTCACAACTTAGTTTGACGGTTGCAGCTATCTGTATCGCTGCCAGCGCGTCCGCGGCGGATCCAAAACTGGCCATCGTGTATGACGCGGGCGGCAAGTTCGACAAATCGTTCAACCAGTCCGCTTTTGAAGGCGCCTCGCGCTTCAAGAAGGAAACCAATATCAATTTCACCGAGGTGCAAGCCTCCAGCGACACCCAGGCCGAGCAAGTGCTGCGCGGCCTCGCGCGCAAGAACATGGACTTGATCGCCTCGATCGGCTTCGCCCAGCAGTCGGCCGTGCAGAAGGTCGCCAAGGAATTCCCGAAGGTGCGTTTCGTGCTGATCGACGGCGTGGCGCAAGGCGCCAACATCAACTCGATCACCTTCAAGGAAGAAGAAGGCTCGTATTTGGTCGGCGTGGCCGCCGCGATGGCGTCCAAAACCAAAAAACTCGGCTTCATCGGCGGTGTCGACATCCCGCTGATCCGCACCTTCGCCTGCGGCTACACCCAGGGCGCGAAGGCGGTCGACAAAAAGGTCGATGTCACCTCCAACATGGTCGGCACCACCGCCGACTCGTGGAACAACCCTGCCAAGGGCGGTGAGCTGGCCCGCTCGCAGTTCGACCGCGGCGTCGACGTGGTATTCGCGGTGGCCGGCGGTTCGGGCCTCGGCACGCTGCAGACGGCCAAGGAAAAAGGCAAGCTGGCCATCGGCGTCGACTCCAACCAGAACCACCTGTATCCGGGTGCGATCCTGACTTCGATGGTCAAGCGCGTCGACAACGCCGTCTACGACTCCTTCATGCAGGTCAAGGCCGGCACCTGGAAGGCCGGCGTGACCGCCAAGGGCATCAAGGAAGGCGGCGTCGATTGGGCGCTGGACGCCAACAATCGTTCGCTGATCACGCCGGAGATCGAAAAGCGCGTGCTGGGCGCGCGCAAGGACATCATCGACGGCAAAGTGAAGGTCTTCGATATCCGTTCCGGCGCGGCCTGCCCGGTCTGA